CTGGAGGAGGGGGGCGATAGAAGATCGCGTTGAAATGGTCCCGGTGTACGCAAGAAGCTCGCAAGAGCGACTTGTTCAGCCGGTGGATTAATTATACCCCAACGCAGGATGAGGTATTCCCGGCGGAGGCGTAAAGAACCCTATGCACGGCCGGTCTTTGCTCCGTTTCTCATCCCAGCAGCTTTCTGTTTCCATTTCCTGAACTCCTCGAGCTCTACCCAATCGTCCATCACCGACTGCTCGAAAAGATCGTAATCCAAATACTTGGCCCAGATATTGCGAAGCTTCCCCCTGTCGGATTCTTCGCTTGTCTCGAGCCAGTGCTCGCCAAGTTCCGCAAGGAGGTTGAAAGCTTTGGTGTAGTCCAAATTGATTCTATGCCGGGTGCAGGCAGCTACTAAGTCTCTAACTCGTGTATCCAATTCAGGTCTTATTGTAACCGAACGCCGGATTGTATCGGGCCCATTCATCTTTTCACCTCCTCCCGAATGGAGGTTACAATCACCTGGTATAAAAATATCCATCCTACCTACCTTGAACGGCCATTCACACGCTTGATGTATAGCTCAGCCACTTCCGAGTCTCCTTTCCATTCTAGAATTGCGATAAACGCTCCTGTAACTGTACCATAGGCCGTCTTGGGGTGCTTCTCCAAGGTATTCAATACCTGACGGGTTGCTTTCTTTTTCGCTCCACTCACCTTGCCCCACCATTTTGTCTCGACATATGATAATTCTCCCGTTTGAGCAAGCCTTACCAGCAGGTCAGGCCCTGGACGTTTAGATCGCCCAGACCACCAAAGTGGTGTTAGGGGATGATCTTTTACTAAGACCATTCCGAATTCATTCAAAAGCTGACGAACGATTTCCTCTGCGATTGAGCCCTTTGCGTCCCTGAACGAGTCCAAATCGTCCTTTGCTTTCTCTAGCGCCTCAGCGATTACTACCAACGCTGATTGACCCGCCCTGAGTGAATAGATCCCCTGCCCCCCACGAGGTTTCTCCATTACTTCGAGTTGAAGGAGCCCTGTCGACATTGGGGCATCATCTTCGACTAGATCATCAATTCGACTTACAACCGTTCTACGGTGCAAATATTCATCATGCTCGGTCCTAGTATACGTCAAGTGGATGCCTCCATGGTACTTTGCAATTGAAACCACTGGCGAATGGTCTGCGAGTCTGACCCGGAATCCCTCGATGCCTTTGGCGATCTTGACTTTTCCTGATTCACCGAGCCCGCAATCAAGTATTACTTGTCCTTGGTATGTTCTGAACCTTTGTCCTGTGAGCTTCAACTTCTCACCATCGACCAAGAACGCTATCTGATCTTTCTCCCACACGAGTTCAGTGTTTTCCAGCCCGGCAGGTTTCATCAAGTCGAAGTCGGCCACGAATTGGGGCCCTGCATAGATGTTGACAGACCTTACCCAAAACGCCTCTCCATGTACGGGGTCAATGGGCTGCAGGTCGAGGTATGCGTGCCTGTATCCGGGAAGATGAGTTGTGTAGAGCGTTACCTGTGTTTCGGGTTCTGAAGCCCTCGCGATTTTCACTTCCAATATGTCAGATCTTGAATGACTTGGAATGATTCTCTTTGGAATTAGTATCGCGAATGAATGCCCATACTTTGTGGCTTTAACTGGGTCCTTTGTGAGATGCGCCAATAATACCGCATTCGAATATTGTATTTCAGGGGCAACTTTCGGTGAGCTTAGTTCGGTTTCGTCGCTCGTCCCAGAAAAGGCGGACTCGCTTCGTGTATTCGGCGGTGTTGCGTCGTCCATATTGTTTTCTTCGTTCATCGCAATCGTCAGAATCATTCGTAAGACATTCATGACAGAATCAGTGAAGCATCAGCAAACACTTCCGCGATTACAGCAATAACACCCAACTTGTTTTCTGTGGGGCCACCTCCATTCCCCAGGCAGGTACCTCGAATCGACTACAACCATCGGGAAGTCCGGGTTGCCACGCGAGGGCCGCCTTGAGTTGAGATTTAGAATAAGTTCTACGTCTGAGAGTTCGTTTCAGTTTCGGTTAGTTTTCGTGCGCTTGAGAGGTAGGCGGCCTTCGTTAATAACGGCGCCGATGTCTAGGAAAAATTTGACCTATGTAATGCAGGGTCAGTACGTCCGGCCGTCTCACAACGTCGGATTCTTACTTGACGGTGCATTCGGACTCACAAAAGGGATTTCGACGAACCCGCTCGGCAGTTCCATCGAATCCTCTCCCACATACTTCCTGTACATCGCCAGATTCTCCGGCAATCTGAAGATTAGCGGAGCCAGCCGCTCGTCGTCCATGTTCTGCCCCATAGGAATCTCCCCGATCGCCCTCCTGACAACTTTGTAACTGTCGATGTTGGAAAGCCTATGGGTTATCACCGTCCCTACGTTGTCCCAGACGTATCTCGAAAGCAGCATCGGCATCTGGTCGATGATGACGAACCCCCATCCGTACCTCCTCGCCTCTGCGATGGCAAGCTCCAGGAGGGTTCTGTCACCCCTCTGTTCTGGCGGTCTCTCTTCGCTGAGATACCTATGTGCCTCCTCAACTACCACCAGTCGCCTGAAGTTTTCAGGATCCTCATCGACATCGTACTTATCGTGTTGCCAGATGTACATGAGGAGAAGCTCTGCCACGAATCGTTGGTCCCTCAGAGAATCGACCTCCCCAATTTCGAAAATGCAGACTCCGTCGTCGAGCAATCCGATGTCGAGTGGCTCCTCGTAATTCAGGGACTCACCGAGGGGACCCGTGTTGATGATGTGAAGTCGCGATTCGAGCGAACGCTTGCTGCCCTGCTCTTTGGGACTGCCTGGCTCAAATCCAGCCACTGCGAGTTCCAATTCCCGGAGCGTAGGGCTGTCTTTCGACCTTCGTCTGAGCTCGGAGAGGGCGTCGAGCATTATCCTCCTCGAAGGCTCGGCAAGACCGTAGGCCCGGGTGAATACCTCCGTTAGGGCCCTGTCGTGGTGCTGCTCGTCGACCCCGGGAGGAGGGATGAGCGGGTTGAATCTGAATCTTGGTTCCCCTCCAATCGAGAAGACTTGAACGTGCGGGAGGATCTTCGCGAGTCTTGAGTATTCTCTCTTTACGTCAAGCACGATACAACTGAATGACTCCGCAAATGCGGCGGCCTGCTTGATCAGGTTGAAGGCATGATTCGTCTTTCCAGAGCCGCTCGACCCGACCAGGAGTACGTGGCGCAAAAGGAGCTTTTCGTTTACCATGAAGCGATTGAGCTTCGCCCTGGCATAAATCCCCCGGAGGTCCCTGTT
This Candidatus Bathyarchaeia archaeon DNA region includes the following protein-coding sequences:
- a CDS encoding DUF87 domain-containing protein → MVNEKLLLRHVLLVGSSGSGKTNHAFNLIKQAAAFAESFSCIVLDVKREYSRLAKILPHVQVFSIGGEPRFRFNPLIPPPGVDEQHHDRALTEVFTRAYGLAEPSRRIMLDALSELRRRSKDSPTLRELELAVAGFEPGSPKEQGSKRSLESRLHIINTGPLGESLNYEEPLDIGLLDDGVCIFEIGEVDSLRDQRFVAELLLMYIWQHDKYDVDEDPENFRRLVVVEEAHRYLSEERPPEQRGDRTLLELAIAEARRYGWGFVIIDQMPMLLSRYVWDNVGTVITHRLSNIDSYKVVRRAIGEIPMGQNMDDERLAPLIFRLPENLAMYRKYVGEDSMELPSGFVEIPFVSPNAPSSKNPTL